ATTTCGGCAGCCGCAGATTATTCGGACGGTAATGGTTCGCCGGAAAGTCGCGACCGGCCGAGCATGCGTCGACCGTACTCCCTATAATGCAGGAAACGATCTGGTGTCGGAGAGGGAGGGCTCATGTCGCCTCGGCCGAAGGCTCGCGGTTATCCGCCTGACGACTCATCGGTCTCCCTCTACGAGAGGCTGAAGCGGGCGATCATCACGGGTGAGCTGGAGCCCGGCCAACCACTCGTCGAGGCGACGCTGGCGGAGTGGTACGGCGTCAGTCGTACGCCGGTGAGAGAGGCGCTGACCCGACTCGACCAGGACGGTCTCGTCAGCCGTACCGAGCGCGGGCTCGTCGTGCGTGAGCGCAGCCACGAGGAGATACTCGACATCTACGAGATCCGCATCGTGCTCGAGTCGATGGCCGCCCGGGTGGCGGCCGCCCGCCGCAGCGCGCTCGACGTGATGAACCTCCGGAACCAGTTGGCGGCCCTCGAGGCGTTGGAGCCCGACGACGAGCACGCCGTCACGGACGCGAACAGCGCGCTGCACCGCGCCATCTGGCTGGCCGGCCACAACGGTCCGCTCGTCGAGATCCTCGACCGGCTCAACCATCACGTCTCGGCCAGATACCCCAAGACGACCCTTTCGCACCCCGGGCGGTGGGAAGAGGCCAACAAGGAGCACGACGCGATCGTCGACGCGATCGAGCGACAGGACATGACCCTGGCGAGTGAGCTCGCCGCGTCGCACTTCAGCGCCGCGCGCGACGTACGGCTGCGGATCTGGACGGACGAGCCCGGCGGCGCCCCGTCGACCAGCAGGGGTTGACGGGACGCCTGCCGCCGCTCGTCGCTAAATTCCGAAGTTCTTGGACGCAGTCTTGACGAGTTTCTCCTGGTCTGTCCAGAACTCGATGAACTTCGGTCCGTCGAGAAACTGACGCTCGACGAAAGTCGACTCGTTCCGCTTTGCATAGGCGGAATCCTTGCTGACGTTCCGCATGGCGTCCTCGAGTCCCTTTCTGATGTTCTCCGGCGTCCCCTTCGACATCGTGATCCCGAACCTGTTGGGCGAGAGGATCTCGACGCCCTGTTCCTTGGCGGTGGGCGCGTCGGGGACGAGCGTGCTGCGCTTCTCGTCGAACACGGCGAGAACGCGGAACTTCCCCGACTTGACCTGGGGCATCACGCCGGACAGTGCGCCGCAGTAGAAGTCCACGTCTCCCGCCATCAGCGCCTGGACCTTCTCCGACCCGCCGTTGAACGTGACCGTGTTGAAGGTCACGCCCTCCGTGCTCTTGAGCTGGCTGTAGACGACGGCGTCGTCGGCCGCGCCGTCGAACGCCG
Above is a genomic segment from Streptosporangiales bacterium containing:
- a CDS encoding FCD domain-containing protein, producing the protein MSPRPKARGYPPDDSSVSLYERLKRAIITGELEPGQPLVEATLAEWYGVSRTPVREALTRLDQDGLVSRTERGLVVRERSHEEILDIYEIRIVLESMAARVAAARRSALDVMNLRNQLAALEALEPDDEHAVTDANSALHRAIWLAGHNGPLVEILDRLNHHVSARYPKTTLSHPGRWEEANKEHDAIVDAIERQDMTLASELAASHFSAARDVRLRIWTDEPGGAPSTSRG